From Caldisericota bacterium, the proteins below share one genomic window:
- a CDS encoding BMP family ABC transporter substrate-binding protein, translating to MRVKKLLALLLVVVMVGAVFVGCAPAEEEPPVETIKIGLVTDVGGRGDRSFNDSALRGLETWAGKVKYVKGGGYEPISDAEFNASIPGDLKDKNIQTLGISAMVLESKDKKDYIPNIATLVEQEGCDLVIGVGFMLAGAIGESAVKYPDTKFMLIDAPPVDEDGNMIDPPNVVGYLFNEHECGFLVGAVAAYATEAGKVGYIGGMPIPPVLRYEAGYLAGLKTIDPSIEIIGQYTGSFTEPALGKSAAESQISQGCDVLFHAAGATGNGMFQSICERGAPYWGIGVDVDMGLDENLCPPRTLTSSLKHVDYATYLAIKSVVEDTFHSGLITMTLKDGGVGYAPDHVADALTQDQIDKVERLREMMIDGIFEVPTDPPDVDNWTPPTDF from the coding sequence ATGAGAGTTAAAAAGTTGTTGGCATTATTACTTGTTGTAGTAATGGTTGGGGCAGTATTTGTAGGATGCGCTCCAGCAGAAGAAGAACCGCCAGTTGAAACGATTAAAATTGGACTTGTGACAGATGTCGGCGGAAGAGGCGACAGGTCGTTTAATGACTCTGCCCTTCGTGGTTTAGAAACATGGGCAGGAAAAGTGAAGTATGTAAAAGGTGGTGGGTACGAGCCAATCTCAGATGCAGAGTTTAACGCGAGTATCCCAGGAGACCTCAAAGACAAGAACATTCAGACATTAGGTATCTCTGCCATGGTTCTTGAGTCAAAAGATAAAAAAGATTATATTCCAAACATTGCAACGCTCGTTGAGCAAGAGGGATGTGATCTTGTCATTGGTGTAGGATTTATGCTTGCAGGTGCAATTGGTGAATCTGCTGTGAAATATCCCGATACAAAGTTTATGTTGATTGATGCGCCTCCTGTGGATGAAGATGGGAACATGATAGACCCGCCAAATGTCGTAGGTTATCTATTTAATGAGCATGAATGCGGATTCCTTGTTGGAGCAGTTGCGGCATATGCAACAGAAGCTGGCAAAGTTGGCTATATTGGCGGAATGCCAATTCCTCCAGTGTTAAGATATGAAGCTGGTTACCTAGCTGGTTTAAAGACAATAGATCCAAGTATTGAGATTATTGGCCAGTATACTGGCAGCTTTACAGAACCTGCGTTAGGAAAGAGTGCTGCAGAGTCTCAAATTAGCCAGGGCTGTGATGTATTATTCCATGCTGCAGGTGCAACAGGAAACGGAATGTTCCAGTCAATCTGCGAAAGAGGAGCACCTTACTGGGGTATTGGCGTTGATGTAGATATGGGCCTTGACGAGAATCTTTGTCCTCCTAGAACACTTACTTCTTCTTTGAAACATGTAGATTATGCAACGTATCTTGCAATTAAAAGTGTTGTAGAAGATACATTCCACAGTGGTCTTATAACAATGACTTTAAAAGATGGTGGTGTGGGCTATGCTCCGGACCATGTGGCAGATGCACTTACTCAGGATCAAATTGACAAGGTTGAGCGTTTAAGAGAAATGATGATAGATGGTATTTTTGAAGTTCCAACAGATCCACCTGACGTAGATAATTGGACCCCTCCAACTGATTTTTAA
- a CDS encoding ABC transporter ATP-binding protein → MKALEVKNIVKQFPGVLANDSISLSVNKGEIYAIVGENGAGKSTLMKIVYGLYTATSGEIFVFDKKVDIKTPHEAINLKIGMVHQEFMLIPRFTVTQNIVLGDEPSKGIVFDCKKALNEVKELSEKFGLKVDPAERVANLPVGIQQRVEILKILRRGAEILIFDEPTAVLTPEETEDLFKTLMKLKKNGKTIIFISHKLKEVMAIADRIAVLRRGKLQGVVEKGKTSEVELARMVVGRDVVLKIPKARAKVGGTVISVRDLTVKSKRGIVGLKGVSFDVRAGEIVGIAGVEGNGQAELVNALIGFTRPVKGTITFDGEEVRVITPFNIRKKGMAYIPKDRKMRGLVLPFRSRENIIMGQHTLYPFSKNGVLNNIEIDKFATKKLEEFDVRPRNIHTKARNLSGGNQQKLILAKEMSMEHKFLLASQPTRGLDIGAMEFVYHKLIEEKERGMSILLISLELSEIMGLSDRILVLYNGEIVGETTPDKTTEEELGLMMLGLKKQKRVAQ, encoded by the coding sequence ATGAAGGCATTAGAAGTTAAGAACATTGTTAAACAGTTTCCAGGCGTTCTTGCAAATGATAGCATAAGTCTTTCCGTAAATAAAGGAGAAATTTATGCTATCGTAGGGGAAAACGGGGCAGGGAAATCGACTTTAATGAAAATTGTCTATGGATTATATACTGCAACATCAGGCGAAATTTTCGTATTTGACAAGAAAGTCGATATTAAAACTCCCCATGAGGCAATTAACTTAAAAATTGGTATGGTACATCAGGAATTTATGCTTATACCCCGTTTCACTGTGACGCAGAATATTGTGTTAGGCGATGAACCCAGCAAAGGAATAGTTTTTGACTGCAAGAAGGCGTTAAATGAGGTAAAGGAGTTGTCCGAGAAGTTCGGGCTAAAAGTGGACCCGGCAGAAAGAGTGGCAAATCTTCCTGTTGGTATCCAGCAAAGGGTTGAAATACTAAAAATACTGCGAAGAGGGGCAGAGATACTGATTTTTGATGAACCTACCGCAGTGCTTACTCCAGAAGAAACAGAAGATTTGTTTAAAACTTTAATGAAATTAAAAAAGAACGGTAAAACAATTATATTTATTTCCCATAAACTCAAGGAAGTAATGGCTATTGCGGATAGAATTGCTGTTTTAAGGCGTGGAAAATTACAAGGAGTTGTGGAAAAAGGAAAAACAAGTGAAGTAGAGCTTGCACGAATGGTTGTTGGTAGAGATGTTGTATTAAAAATTCCAAAAGCCAGGGCAAAGGTTGGAGGAACGGTAATTTCAGTTCGCGATCTTACGGTAAAGAGTAAAAGAGGAATTGTAGGGCTAAAAGGAGTTTCTTTCGATGTTCGTGCAGGTGAAATTGTTGGCATTGCTGGAGTAGAAGGAAACGGGCAAGCAGAATTAGTAAATGCATTGATTGGTTTTACTCGTCCCGTTAAAGGCACTATTACATTTGATGGCGAAGAAGTTAGAGTAATTACTCCGTTTAACATAAGAAAGAAAGGGATGGCATACATTCCTAAAGACAGGAAAATGAGAGGCCTTGTACTGCCTTTTAGGTCAAGAGAAAATATTATTATGGGTCAGCATACTCTTTATCCATTTTCAAAAAATGGGGTACTAAATAACATTGAAATAGACAAGTTTGCAACAAAAAAATTGGAAGAATTTGATGTAAGACCAAGGAATATACACACAAAAGCCAGGAACCTTTCGGGAGGGAACCAGCAAAAACTTATTCTTGCCAAAGAAATGTCTATGGAACATAAGTTTCTTCTTGCTTCTCAGCCTACGAGAGGGCTGGACATTGGTGCTATGGAATTTGTATATCATAAGCTCATAGAAGAGAAGGAAAGAGGTATGTCGATATTATTAATTTCTCTTGAATTGTCAGAAATTATGGGTCTTTCAGACAGGATATTAGTGCTGTACAACGGAGAAATTGTTGGAGAGACAACACCGGATAAAACAACTGAAGAAGAATTAGGCCTTATGATGCTCGGATTGAAAAAGCAGAAGAGGGTAG